In Dyella terrae, one DNA window encodes the following:
- a CDS encoding TetR/AcrR family transcriptional regulator: MPLSAAHKQKTRDRIVECARELFNRRGFAEVSIDEIMQRAGLTRGGFYNHFRAKEELFAEAIAAYQNFDATQRWKELPDDVPGCMPGHARFVINAYLSDVHLNDIEGHCPMIALPSDSARSGPVVRQAYHALLERMVGMLSNDVDPADHPQARERGVAAAALLVGAMVLARTVEDATFCKEIRDAARKAALDLVD; encoded by the coding sequence ATGCCTCTGTCGGCCGCCCACAAGCAGAAGACGCGCGATCGAATCGTCGAATGTGCCCGAGAACTGTTCAATCGACGAGGCTTCGCGGAAGTGTCGATCGATGAAATCATGCAGCGCGCGGGCCTGACGCGCGGCGGCTTCTACAACCACTTCCGCGCGAAGGAAGAGCTTTTCGCCGAGGCGATTGCCGCCTACCAGAACTTCGACGCGACCCAGCGCTGGAAAGAGCTGCCCGACGACGTGCCTGGCTGCATGCCGGGCCACGCGCGGTTCGTCATCAATGCCTACTTGTCCGATGTGCATCTCAACGACATCGAAGGCCATTGCCCGATGATCGCCTTGCCCTCGGATTCGGCGCGCTCAGGACCCGTTGTCAGGCAGGCTTATCACGCCCTGCTTGAGCGAATGGTCGGCATGCTGTCCAACGATGTCGATCCCGCCGACCATCCGCAGGCCCGCGAACGTGGCGTGGCGGCAGCGGCGCTCCTGGTGGGCGCCATGGTGCTTGCGCGCACCGTCGAAGACGCAACGTTCTGCAAGGAAATTCGCGATGCGGCGCGCAAAGCCGCTCTCGATCTGGTGGATTGA
- the mutS gene encoding DNA mismatch repair protein MutS, with protein MTADDLSLHTPLMRQYLSAKAEHPDVLLFFRMGDFYELFYDDARKAARLLDITLTQRGQSAGQPIPMAGVPYHAAENYLARLVRLGESVAICEQVGDPALAKGPVERKVVRIVTPGTVTDAALLEERRDNLLLSIAAGPQGAYGLAWVDLASGRFLLSEVPTAETLAAELARLQPAETLVDDSVAWPKLVSALPGVRRRPPWHFDSDAARRELNRFFGTRDLGGFGVDGMPLAIAAAGCLLGYVEETQKAALPHLSGMSVESASETIALDAATRRNLELDTHPTGRTEHTLLGVLDESVTPMGARLLRRWLNRPLRSRDVLRHRHQAIGALIESRRFESLREKLRGIGDLERILARVALRSARPRDLSTLRDGLAAAPTLRDEIAALDSPLLHALVARIGDHADNAALLARAVVAQPPVLQRDGGVIADGYDAELDELRRLATNADQYLVELEEREKAASGIATLKVGYNRVHGYYIEISKGQADKAPTHYTRRQTTKNAERYITEELKTFEDKVLSAKERSLMRERALYEALLDELTVKLESLKAAAAAMAELDVITTLAERASTLDWSEPTLTDEPGIHIERGRHPVVEKVRAEPFEPNDLQLNDARRMLVITGPNMGGKSTYMRQNALIALLAHIGSYVPASGARIGPVDRIFTRIGAGDDLSRGQSTFMVEMSETANILHNATEHSLVLMDEVGRGTSTYDGLALARAAAVHLAAASRAYTLFATHYFELTELANEYPTIANVHLDAVEYGDQLVFMHAVKEGPANRSFGLQVAALAGLPKSVIADARRTLAELERGMHQQASAPSPKTDTSPQLGLFAPPAPSAVEKALDGIDPDALSPRDALEALYRLKALA; from the coding sequence ATGACTGCTGACGATCTTTCCCTGCATACCCCGTTGATGCGCCAGTACCTTTCGGCCAAGGCCGAGCACCCGGACGTGCTGCTGTTTTTCCGTATGGGTGATTTCTACGAGCTGTTCTACGACGACGCCCGCAAGGCGGCGCGACTGCTCGATATCACCCTGACGCAACGCGGGCAATCGGCTGGCCAGCCCATTCCGATGGCCGGCGTGCCTTACCACGCCGCGGAAAACTACCTTGCCCGCCTGGTGCGCCTGGGCGAGTCCGTCGCCATCTGTGAACAAGTCGGCGACCCGGCCCTGGCCAAGGGTCCGGTCGAACGAAAAGTGGTGCGCATCGTCACCCCGGGTACGGTCACCGATGCCGCCCTGCTCGAGGAGCGACGTGACAACCTGCTGCTGTCGATCGCCGCCGGCCCGCAAGGCGCCTATGGACTGGCCTGGGTCGATCTCGCCAGCGGCCGGTTCCTGCTGAGCGAAGTTCCGACCGCTGAAACACTGGCTGCTGAACTGGCGCGCCTGCAACCGGCCGAGACCCTCGTCGACGATTCCGTCGCCTGGCCCAAACTGGTCAGCGCCCTGCCCGGCGTGCGTCGTCGCCCGCCGTGGCATTTCGACAGCGATGCCGCACGTCGCGAACTGAACCGCTTTTTCGGCACGCGCGACCTCGGTGGTTTCGGTGTCGATGGCATGCCCTTGGCTATTGCCGCCGCCGGCTGCCTGCTCGGTTACGTCGAGGAGACTCAGAAGGCCGCGCTCCCGCATCTCTCCGGCATGTCCGTGGAAAGCGCCAGCGAGACCATCGCCCTGGACGCCGCCACGCGCCGCAATCTGGAACTGGACACGCATCCGACCGGACGCACCGAACACACCCTGCTCGGGGTGCTCGATGAAAGCGTGACACCCATGGGCGCCCGCCTCCTGCGCCGCTGGCTGAATCGCCCGCTGCGCTCGCGCGACGTGCTGCGCCATCGTCACCAGGCCATTGGTGCGCTGATCGAAAGCCGTCGCTTCGAAAGCCTGCGCGAAAAACTGCGAGGCATCGGCGACCTCGAGCGCATCCTGGCACGCGTGGCACTGCGTTCGGCGCGCCCGCGCGATCTTTCCACCTTGCGTGATGGCCTGGCCGCCGCACCGACCTTGCGCGACGAAATTGCTGCCCTCGACAGCCCCCTGCTTCATGCGCTCGTCGCGCGCATCGGGGATCATGCCGACAACGCCGCCTTGCTTGCCCGAGCCGTCGTCGCGCAACCGCCCGTGCTCCAGCGCGATGGCGGCGTCATCGCCGATGGCTACGACGCCGAACTGGATGAACTGCGCCGCCTCGCCACGAATGCCGACCAGTACCTGGTTGAACTCGAGGAGCGCGAAAAGGCCGCCAGTGGCATCGCCACCCTCAAGGTCGGATACAACCGCGTCCACGGCTACTACATCGAAATCAGCAAGGGCCAGGCCGACAAGGCGCCGACGCACTACACGCGCCGCCAGACGACCAAGAACGCCGAACGCTACATCACCGAAGAACTGAAAACCTTCGAAGACAAGGTGTTGTCGGCGAAGGAGCGCTCGCTGATGCGCGAACGCGCCCTGTACGAGGCCTTGCTCGACGAACTGACGGTGAAGCTCGAATCGCTCAAAGCCGCCGCCGCGGCGATGGCCGAGCTCGACGTCATCACGACGCTCGCAGAGCGCGCCAGCACGCTGGACTGGAGCGAACCTACGCTCACTGACGAACCCGGCATCCACATCGAACGCGGCCGCCATCCCGTGGTGGAAAAGGTGCGCGCCGAGCCGTTCGAGCCCAACGACCTGCAGTTGAACGATGCGCGCCGCATGCTGGTGATCACCGGCCCGAACATGGGCGGTAAGTCGACCTACATGCGCCAGAACGCCCTCATCGCCCTGCTCGCTCATATCGGAAGCTACGTGCCGGCCAGCGGTGCGCGCATTGGCCCGGTCGATCGCATCTTCACGCGTATTGGCGCGGGCGATGACCTGTCGCGCGGCCAGTCCACTTTCATGGTGGAAATGAGCGAGACGGCCAACATCCTGCACAACGCCACCGAACACAGCCTGGTACTGATGGACGAAGTGGGCCGCGGCACGAGCACCTACGACGGCCTGGCGCTCGCGCGTGCCGCCGCCGTGCATCTGGCCGCAGCCAGTCGCGCGTACACGCTGTTCGCAACGCACTACTTCGAACTGACCGAACTGGCCAACGAGTATCCGACCATCGCCAACGTGCACCTGGACGCCGTCGAGTACGGCGACCAGTTGGTGTTCATGCATGCCGTCAAGGAAGGCCCGGCGAACCGCAGCTTCGGCCTGCAGGTTGCCGCGCTGGCAGGCTTGCCGAAGTCGGTCATCGCCGACGCGCGGCGCACGCTGGCCGAACTGGAGCGCGGCATGCATCAGCAGGCCTCGGCGCCTTCGCCGAAAACAGATACGTCGCCGCAGCTTGGTTTGTTCGCGCCGCCGGCACCCTCTGCGGTGGAAAAGGCGCTCGATGGAATCGATCCGGATGCGCTGTCGCCGCGCGATGCGCTGGAGGCGTTGTACCGCTTGAAAGCCCTTGCGTGA
- the recA gene encoding recombinase RecA, producing MDDNKRKALASALGQIEKQFGKGAVMRMGDRSDDVIDTVSTGSLGLDIALGVGGLPRGRVIEIYGPESSGKTTLTLQVIANCQKNGGTAAFVDAEHALDPTYAAKLGVNVDDLLVSQPDTGEQALEIADMLVRSGAVDVVVVDSVAALTPKAEIEGEMGDSHVGLHARLMSQALRKLTANIKKSNCLVIFINQIRMKIGVMFGSPETTTGGNALKFYASVRLDIRRIGAVKKGEEVIGSETRVKVVKNKVAPPFRQAEFEILYGEGSSREGEIIELGVAQNLIDKSGAWYSYKGDRIGQGKENVRQFLRDNPAIANEVDQELRARLLVPSGGKPAPASSEEALEEA from the coding sequence ATGGATGACAACAAGCGCAAGGCCCTTGCCTCCGCCCTCGGCCAGATCGAAAAGCAGTTCGGCAAGGGTGCCGTGATGCGCATGGGCGATCGTTCGGACGACGTCATCGACACCGTTTCCACCGGTTCGCTGGGTCTGGACATCGCTTTGGGCGTCGGCGGCCTGCCGCGCGGTCGCGTGATCGAAATCTACGGCCCGGAGTCCTCGGGTAAAACCACCCTGACCCTGCAGGTCATCGCCAATTGCCAGAAGAACGGCGGCACGGCGGCCTTCGTGGACGCCGAGCACGCTCTGGACCCGACCTACGCTGCCAAGCTGGGCGTGAATGTCGACGACCTGCTGGTTTCCCAGCCGGACACGGGCGAGCAGGCCCTGGAAATCGCCGACATGCTGGTGCGCTCCGGCGCCGTGGACGTCGTCGTGGTCGACTCGGTCGCCGCGCTGACGCCCAAGGCTGAAATCGAAGGCGAAATGGGTGACTCCCACGTGGGTCTGCATGCCCGACTGATGAGTCAGGCGCTGCGCAAGCTCACCGCCAACATCAAGAAGTCGAACTGCCTGGTGATCTTCATCAACCAGATCCGCATGAAGATCGGCGTGATGTTCGGCAGCCCGGAAACCACCACCGGCGGTAACGCGCTGAAGTTCTACGCTTCGGTTCGCCTGGACATTCGTCGCATCGGTGCGGTCAAGAAGGGCGAGGAAGTCATTGGCTCCGAGACCCGCGTCAAGGTGGTCAAGAACAAGGTGGCGCCGCCGTTCCGCCAGGCTGAGTTCGAAATCCTCTACGGCGAGGGCAGCTCGCGTGAAGGCGAAATCATCGAGCTGGGTGTGGCCCAGAACCTGATCGACAAATCCGGCGCCTGGTACAGCTACAAGGGTGACCGCATCGGCCAGGGCAAGGAAAACGTCCGCCAGTTCTTGCGCGACAATCCGGCTATCGCCAACGAGGTCGACCAGGAGCTTCGCGCGCGCCTGCTGGTTCCCAGTGGTGGCAAGCCCGCCCCGGCTTCGTCCGAGGAAGCGCTGGAAGAAGCCTGA
- a CDS encoding glutathione S-transferase family protein, with amino-acid sequence MKLYYAQTMNPRKACAVAKYLNSPVEYIYVNLPKGEHLSPEYLAENPNGKVPLLVDGDMHLWESTAIMAYLAVKAGSDLWPNAPEAQVEVLRWLSWDLAHFSRHGGSLYFEHHVKPAFGLGEPNTAAVEEASKFWRRFAKVLDTHLAGRSYLVGEKLSIADFGVGVLLPWAKESHLPVDDFPHIVRWHERLMAIPAWRDPFPAPASIAA; translated from the coding sequence ATGAAGCTCTACTACGCACAGACGATGAACCCGCGCAAAGCCTGCGCTGTCGCCAAATACCTGAACTCCCCGGTCGAATACATCTACGTGAACCTGCCCAAGGGCGAGCACCTGTCACCCGAATACCTGGCCGAGAACCCCAACGGCAAGGTGCCCTTGCTGGTCGACGGCGACATGCACCTTTGGGAGAGCACGGCCATCATGGCCTATCTCGCCGTGAAGGCCGGTTCGGATCTTTGGCCCAACGCGCCCGAAGCGCAGGTGGAAGTGCTGCGCTGGTTGTCCTGGGATCTGGCGCATTTCTCGCGCCATGGCGGTTCGCTGTACTTCGAACATCACGTCAAACCAGCATTCGGGCTCGGTGAACCCAATACGGCGGCGGTTGAAGAGGCCAGCAAGTTCTGGCGTCGATTTGCAAAGGTGCTCGACACGCACCTGGCCGGTCGCAGTTACCTGGTCGGCGAGAAGCTGAGCATTGCCGATTTCGGCGTCGGCGTCCTGCTGCCATGGGCCAAGGAATCGCACCTGCCGGTGGACGACTTCCCGCACATCGTACGTTGGCATGAGCGCCTGATGGCTATTCCGGCATGGCGGGATCCGTTCCCCGCCCCGGCCTCGATCGCTGCTTAA
- a CDS encoding RNA-binding S4 domain-containing protein, which yields MPPISLTSVRVDVWLWAARFFKTRSLAKQAIDGGKIDVNGAGCKPAKALQVGDMLRITRGEERLEVEVLELSDRRGAASVAQALYRETEESRRIREAHREERRLIGAAAPLHRPDKQDRRALRRLKDAG from the coding sequence ATGCCTCCAATTTCCCTCACCTCCGTTCGCGTCGACGTCTGGCTCTGGGCCGCGCGCTTTTTCAAAACGCGCAGCCTCGCCAAGCAGGCAATCGACGGCGGCAAAATCGACGTCAATGGTGCCGGCTGTAAGCCGGCCAAGGCCCTGCAGGTCGGCGATATGCTGCGCATCACGCGCGGTGAGGAACGCCTCGAGGTGGAAGTCCTTGAGCTTTCCGACAGGCGTGGCGCCGCAAGCGTGGCGCAAGCCTTGTATCGCGAAACCGAAGAAAGTCGCCGTATTCGTGAAGCGCATCGTGAAGAGCGTCGACTTATTGGCGCGGCTGCGCCATTGCATCGCCCGGACAAGCAAGACAGGCGGGCTTTGCGGCGCCTGAAGGACGCTGGGTGA
- a CDS encoding response regulator, with amino-acid sequence MSGIDFFKRLLGGPSAPAQETARHLQAPTGMRVLMVDDSPTLLAVLGRMVEQEGYSPLRAADGDTALAMARDEQPSLIFLDIVMPGKNGFAVLRELRHDPATRDIPIVMISGNQQATEQFYVQRFGADDFIKKPFGRAEVMGCIHKLVLAGRLPARDLAIAPEAVAMPIDVIEPTPASVAGLAA; translated from the coding sequence ATGAGCGGCATCGACTTCTTCAAGCGTCTGTTGGGCGGCCCATCGGCACCCGCCCAGGAAACGGCGCGCCACCTGCAGGCGCCGACAGGCATGCGGGTGCTGATGGTCGATGACTCTCCCACCTTGCTGGCCGTGCTGGGTCGCATGGTCGAGCAGGAAGGCTATTCACCTTTGCGCGCGGCCGACGGCGACACCGCCCTGGCCATGGCGCGCGATGAGCAACCTTCGCTGATTTTTCTGGACATCGTGATGCCGGGTAAGAACGGCTTCGCCGTGCTGCGTGAGCTTCGTCACGATCCGGCCACGCGCGATATTCCGATCGTGATGATCAGTGGAAACCAGCAGGCGACCGAGCAGTTCTATGTGCAGCGCTTTGGTGCCGACGACTTCATCAAGAAGCCTTTTGGCCGTGCCGAAGTGATGGGTTGCATCCACAAGCTGGTGCTTGCCGGTCGTCTGCCGGCTCGCGATCTGGCGATTGCGCCGGAGGCCGTCGCCATGCCGATCGACGTCATCGAGCCGACGCCGGCGTCGGTCGCAGGATTGGCAGCCTGA
- the htpG gene encoding molecular chaperone HtpG produces MSSSTETRKFEAEVAQVLHLVTHSLYSHKEIFLRELISNASDACDKLRFESIARPQLLAGEGELHIDVSWDADARTVTVRDNGVGMDREDIVANLGTIASSGTRRFLEAMSAEQKTDARLIGQFGVGFYSAFVVADRVTVLSRRAGDASSEGVKWESDGKGEYSLEQVELAERGTSIVLHLKADEDEFLRPWTLKSLITRYSDHVAFPIRMPLEKDGKASDEWETVNAASALWTKPKSDISDEDYQSFYRSLGHDFNDALAWTHNRVEGSQSFTTLLYIPSQPPFDLMMGGRDERKGLKLYIKRVFIMDAAEELLPNYLRFVRGVVDADDLPLNVSREILQHNRQLERIKAACVKRVLDLLEKLARDEPEKFATFYKAFGNTLKEGIAEDQGNRERIAKLLRFASTRSDSRSPNVSLDDYVGRMAVGQDTIWYITADSYAAAAGSPQLEAFKAKDIEVLLMYDRVDEWMIGSLTEYADKKLKNVAKGELALDEADKQKQEEASAAAAPLIEKIKRLLGDRVGDVRVSARLTDSPSCLALSDYEMAPHLARLLREAGHDMPDSKPTLEINPQHPLLKRLDAESDDGKAADLSNLLLEQAEIAAGAPLPDPAAFVQRMNRVLLG; encoded by the coding sequence ATGAGCTCCTCGACCGAAACCCGCAAATTCGAAGCCGAAGTCGCCCAGGTCCTGCACCTGGTGACGCATTCGCTTTATTCGCACAAGGAAATCTTCCTGCGCGAACTCATCTCCAACGCCTCCGACGCCTGCGACAAGCTGCGCTTCGAGTCGATTGCCCGGCCACAGTTGCTGGCGGGCGAAGGCGAGCTGCACATCGACGTCAGCTGGGACGCCGATGCCCGTACCGTCACGGTCCGTGACAATGGCGTGGGCATGGACCGCGAGGACATCGTGGCCAACCTCGGCACCATCGCCAGCTCCGGCACGCGCCGGTTCCTCGAGGCGATGTCGGCGGAGCAGAAAACCGACGCCCGCCTGATCGGCCAGTTTGGCGTGGGTTTCTACTCCGCCTTCGTCGTTGCTGACCGCGTGACGGTGCTCAGCCGCCGCGCTGGCGATGCGTCCAGCGAAGGTGTGAAGTGGGAAAGTGATGGCAAGGGTGAGTATTCGCTGGAGCAGGTGGAGCTTGCCGAACGTGGCACGTCGATCGTCCTGCATCTGAAGGCCGACGAAGACGAATTCCTGCGCCCGTGGACGCTCAAGTCGCTGATCACGCGCTACTCCGACCACGTGGCATTCCCGATCCGCATGCCGCTGGAAAAAGATGGCAAGGCCAGTGACGAGTGGGAAACCGTCAATGCCGCTTCGGCGCTCTGGACCAAGCCGAAGTCGGACATCAGTGACGAGGACTATCAGAGCTTCTATCGGTCGCTCGGTCATGATTTCAACGACGCACTGGCCTGGACACACAACCGCGTCGAAGGCAGCCAGAGCTTCACGACCCTGCTTTACATCCCGTCGCAGCCGCCGTTCGATCTGATGATGGGCGGACGTGACGAGCGCAAGGGCCTGAAGCTGTACATCAAGCGCGTCTTCATCATGGATGCGGCCGAGGAGCTGCTGCCGAACTACCTGCGCTTTGTGCGCGGCGTGGTCGATGCGGACGACCTGCCGCTCAATGTCAGTCGCGAAATTCTGCAGCACAATCGTCAGCTTGAGCGCATCAAAGCCGCCTGCGTGAAGCGCGTGCTGGACCTGCTGGAGAAGCTTGCGCGCGATGAGCCCGAAAAGTTCGCGACGTTCTATAAAGCCTTCGGCAACACGCTGAAGGAGGGCATCGCCGAGGACCAGGGCAACCGCGAGCGCATCGCCAAACTGCTTCGTTTCGCCTCGACCAGGAGCGACAGCCGTTCGCCGAATGTCTCGCTGGACGATTACGTCGGTCGCATGGCGGTGGGCCAGGACACCATCTGGTACATCACGGCCGATAGCTACGCGGCAGCGGCGGGCAGCCCTCAGCTGGAAGCGTTCAAGGCCAAGGACATCGAAGTCCTGCTGATGTACGACCGCGTCGACGAGTGGATGATCGGCAGCCTCACCGAGTATGCCGACAAGAAACTCAAGAACGTCGCCAAGGGCGAGCTGGCGCTCGATGAGGCCGACAAGCAGAAGCAGGAAGAGGCGAGCGCGGCTGCGGCACCGCTGATCGAGAAGATCAAGCGCCTGTTGGGTGATCGCGTGGGCGACGTTCGCGTGTCGGCGCGTCTTACGGATTCGCCGTCGTGCCTTGCCTTGTCCGACTACGAAATGGCGCCGCATCTCGCGCGGCTGCTGCGCGAGGCCGGTCATGACATGCCGGACAGCAAGCCAACGCTCGAGATCAATCCGCAGCATCCGCTGCTCAAGCGCCTGGACGCCGAGTCCGATGACGGCAAGGCGGCCGACCTGTCGAACCTCCTGCTCGAACAGGCCGAGATCGCCGCGGGCGCTCCGTTGCCCGATCCGGCGGCCTTCGTGCAGCGGATGAACCGGGTGCTGCTGGGCTGA
- a CDS encoding regulatory protein RecX: MPRDSEKTPKSGKAERASAYSKALGLLARREHSRVELKRKLRQGGYEGAESSEAIDRLGEQHYQDDLRFAEVLIRSRASQGYGPLRLRAELKTHGLSETRIRQLLDEADMDWTASAANQLRRRYGGLGSADPAEKQRRAQFLLRRGFPAATVRGLTHAEVDELADESD; this comes from the coding sequence ATGCCTCGCGATTCGGAAAAGACCCCAAAGTCCGGGAAAGCTGAACGTGCCTCGGCCTATAGCAAAGCCCTCGGCTTGCTGGCCAGGCGCGAGCACTCCCGCGTCGAGCTGAAACGCAAGCTCAGGCAGGGCGGGTATGAGGGCGCGGAGTCCTCCGAGGCGATCGATCGCCTGGGGGAGCAGCACTATCAGGACGACCTCCGATTTGCCGAAGTGCTGATCCGCAGCCGAGCCTCCCAGGGGTATGGGCCCCTGCGACTGCGGGCGGAACTCAAGACCCACGGACTGTCCGAAACCCGCATCCGGCAGCTGCTCGACGAGGCCGATATGGACTGGACCGCGTCCGCGGCAAACCAGCTGCGGCGCCGTTATGGCGGTCTGGGCTCGGCCGATCCCGCGGAAAAGCAGCGCCGCGCGCAATTTCTCTTGCGTAGAGGCTTTCCCGCCGCCACAGTAAGGGGTCTTACCCACGCCGAAGTGGACGAGTTGGCCGACGAAAGCGACTGA
- a CDS encoding AEC family transporter, giving the protein MSSLLMLFVCLALGVLVARFGKPPSGIVHGINWWVIQIALPALVLAFIPQIKFESQLWFPVAAMWVVFFGAWLVFAVLGRWLHWSRARIGCLTLVCGLGNTSFMGYPMMQALHGKEGLAMAVVADQLGCFPLLASAGVVVASLYAGCTPQPAIIVRRILTFPAFIALVLGVIVGALGGWPELIQNALIPIGGTLTPLALFSVGMQFKFKLGEKQVAAVGLGLGWKMVLAPLACVGLGVAAGVSGVTFIVGVLQAAMAPMISAAILADEYGLEPPLANSVLGAGIVLSLITVPWANVLLT; this is encoded by the coding sequence ATGAGTTCGCTGTTGATGCTGTTTGTCTGCCTGGCGCTTGGCGTGCTGGTGGCGCGCTTCGGCAAGCCGCCGTCGGGCATCGTCCATGGCATCAACTGGTGGGTGATCCAGATCGCCTTGCCGGCGCTCGTGCTGGCCTTCATCCCGCAGATCAAGTTTGAATCGCAGCTGTGGTTTCCCGTCGCGGCGATGTGGGTCGTGTTCTTCGGGGCGTGGCTGGTATTTGCCGTGTTGGGACGCTGGCTTCACTGGTCGCGCGCCCGGATCGGCTGCCTGACCCTGGTATGCGGTCTGGGCAATACCTCGTTCATGGGCTACCCGATGATGCAGGCCCTTCATGGCAAGGAGGGACTGGCCATGGCCGTGGTCGCGGACCAGCTGGGTTGCTTCCCGCTGCTTGCATCGGCAGGCGTGGTCGTCGCCTCTCTTTATGCCGGGTGTACGCCGCAGCCGGCCATCATCGTGCGCCGCATCCTGACTTTTCCGGCGTTCATAGCGCTGGTGCTCGGTGTGATCGTTGGCGCGCTGGGAGGGTGGCCGGAGCTTATCCAGAACGCGCTGATTCCCATCGGGGGCACGCTGACGCCGCTGGCGCTTTTCTCGGTGGGCATGCAGTTCAAGTTCAAGCTGGGTGAAAAGCAGGTGGCCGCCGTGGGCCTGGGGCTCGGCTGGAAGATGGTCCTGGCGCCCCTGGCCTGTGTCGGGCTCGGCGTAGCAGCGGGCGTGAGCGGCGTGACCTTTATCGTCGGCGTGTTGCAGGCGGCCATGGCGCCGATGATTTCCGCGGCCATCCTGGCGGATGAATATGGACTGGAGCCGCCACTCGCCAACTCGGTGTTGGGGGCGGGCATCGTCCTGTCCTTGATCACCGTGCCATGGGCCAACGTGCTGCTGACCTGA
- a CDS encoding CinA family protein translates to MESLSVPTDAELTELAQGVAEAVQAAKLMLVTAESCTGGWIAKTLTDLAGSSAWFDAGVVTYSYEAKEALLGVNLRTLEQTGAVSEETALEMVSGALARFGAGVAVAVTGIAGPTGGTPDKPVGTVWISWKCRGGYAHARHFRFGGDREAVRRQTVAAALVGLRKALTE, encoded by the coding sequence ATGGAGTCGTTGTCTGTTCCTACCGACGCCGAACTGACGGAGCTGGCGCAAGGCGTGGCGGAGGCCGTACAGGCCGCCAAACTGATGCTGGTGACGGCCGAGTCGTGCACGGGTGGGTGGATCGCCAAGACCTTGACCGACCTGGCTGGTAGCTCGGCCTGGTTCGATGCCGGCGTGGTCACTTACAGCTACGAGGCCAAGGAGGCTTTGCTGGGCGTGAATCTGCGCACGCTCGAGCAGACCGGCGCCGTCAGCGAAGAGACGGCGCTGGAGATGGTGTCTGGCGCGCTGGCGCGTTTCGGCGCGGGTGTGGCCGTGGCGGTTACTGGCATTGCCGGACCCACGGGCGGGACGCCGGACAAGCCCGTGGGCACCGTGTGGATCAGCTGGAAGTGCCGTGGCGGTTACGCGCATGCGCGCCACTTCCGGTTCGGCGGCGATCGGGAAGCTGTCCGACGCCAGACCGTGGCGGCCGCGCTCGTGGGATTGCGCAAGGCACTGACAGAGTAA